Proteins encoded by one window of Tunturibacter psychrotolerans:
- a CDS encoding cation diffusion facilitator family transporter — protein sequence MSTTAKPEQAATPHSEKRSAALFSVIAAFAVTLFKLLTGILTGSLGMLSEAAHSGIDLIAAGITLFSVQVSDRPADADHTYGHGKIESLSAAIESVLMLGSCVWILTEAIHRITHRQHLALNFSIWPFLALFLSITVDYTRSRKLHRIAAETRSEALEADAIHFRTDIWSSIAVLLGLVASFIGERYQIPQLELADPIAAIIVAGIILYVTWNLARRTIDALTDATPIETRAQTREMMRDVAAIDGVLSVDRIRTRRSGPDYFADVTLGLPRNLTFQRSEQITMAATAAVRRHLPGADVVVHSIPTADTAESLHDRIRAVASRSNLAIHDVSVQEYNHTLHVEQHLEVHEKMSLSAAHALVTQLESDIRREIPEISTILTHIESEPATIERPASAERDRQLEVRLRRCAQAFPEILDIHEVFVTRAHNNGADRIQVNCHCTLPDDLPMSKVHEIITALENAFKLDCPEVSRLLIHPEPATDNRR from the coding sequence ATGAGCACCACGGCCAAGCCCGAACAAGCCGCAACCCCTCACAGCGAAAAACGCTCTGCCGCGCTCTTCTCCGTCATCGCCGCCTTCGCCGTTACCCTCTTCAAACTCCTCACAGGCATCCTCACCGGCTCCCTCGGCATGCTCTCCGAGGCCGCCCACTCCGGCATCGACCTCATCGCCGCCGGCATCACCCTCTTCTCCGTCCAGGTCTCCGACCGCCCCGCCGACGCCGACCACACCTACGGTCACGGCAAGATCGAAAGCCTCTCCGCCGCCATTGAATCCGTCCTCATGCTCGGCTCCTGCGTCTGGATCCTCACCGAGGCTATCCACCGCATCACCCACCGCCAGCATCTCGCCCTCAACTTTTCCATCTGGCCCTTCCTCGCCCTGTTCCTCTCCATCACAGTCGACTACACCCGCTCCCGCAAGCTCCACCGCATCGCCGCCGAAACCCGAAGCGAAGCCCTCGAAGCCGACGCCATCCACTTCCGCACCGACATCTGGTCCTCCATCGCCGTCCTTCTCGGCCTCGTCGCCAGCTTCATCGGCGAGCGCTATCAGATCCCCCAACTCGAACTAGCCGACCCAATCGCCGCCATCATCGTCGCCGGCATCATCCTCTACGTCACCTGGAACCTCGCCCGCCGCACCATCGACGCCCTCACCGACGCCACCCCTATCGAGACCCGCGCCCAGACTCGCGAGATGATGCGCGACGTAGCCGCCATCGACGGCGTCCTCTCCGTCGACCGCATCCGCACCCGCCGCTCTGGCCCGGACTACTTCGCCGATGTCACCCTCGGCCTCCCGCGCAACCTCACCTTCCAACGCTCCGAGCAGATCACCATGGCCGCCACCGCCGCCGTCCGCCGCCATCTCCCCGGCGCCGACGTCGTCGTCCACTCCATCCCCACCGCCGACACCGCCGAAAGCCTCCACGACCGCATCCGCGCCGTCGCCTCCCGCTCCAACCTCGCCATCCACGACGTCAGCGTTCAGGAGTACAACCACACCCTCCACGTCGAGCAGCACCTCGAGGTCCACGAGAAGATGTCCCTAAGCGCCGCCCACGCGCTCGTCACGCAACTCGAATCCGATATCCGCCGCGAGATCCCCGAGATCTCCACCATCCTCACCCACATCGAAAGCGAGCCCGCCACCATCGAGCGTCCCGCCTCAGCCGAACGCGACCGCCAACTCGAAGTCCGCCTCCGCCGCTGCGCCCAGGCATTCCCCGAGATCCTCGACATTCACGAGGTCTTCGTCACACGCGCCCACAACAACGGAGCCGACCGCATTCAGGTGAACTGCCACTGCACCCTCCCCGACGATCTCCCCATGTCAAAAGTCCACGAGATCATCACTGCCCTCGAAAACGCATTCAAACTCGACTGCCCCGAAGTCTCCCGCCTCCTCATCCACCCCGAGCCCGCCACCGACAACCGCCGCTGA
- a CDS encoding TonB-dependent receptor, protein MRKLALLCLLSFLAAVTARATIFSQLHGVVHDPQHRPIANARIELRATNSAFTKSTTTAQDGSFTIPSLPLGDYTITISELGFDTAKQTLTLASDTAPILHIELQLGTIEQTTNVTTDVNTANINTVTPTTLISRDDITQTPGADRTNSLAMITDYVPGAYITHDMLHMRGGHQVSWLLDGVQIPNTNIASNLGAQIDPKDIDYIEIQRGSYTSDVGDRTYGVFNVVPRTGFERNRQAELILSAGSFLQTNDQLNFGDHTEKFAYYASLNGNRSDYGLSPPTGVVVHDATNGYGGFASFLYNTTPKDQLRLITQVRADYFQIPYDPDPNSPGNQQFQSSGLRDGQHETDAVAAFSWLHTFNPATVLQVSPFFHYNRADYGSNPNDIPVATTSDRSSTYAGAQANMTTELARNTIQAGFYSFGQHDNYLFGAIFNDGSGTAPFLTPDSASGGVIEEFISDNYKPTSWLTLIAGLRQTHFQGEFTENETDPRFGVALRIPKLNWVFRGFYGRFYQPPPLLTFGCSATSIADGTCNLQNFALSAGTSFAPLHGERDEEHQFGVQIPYRGWLLDADTFKTRINNFLDHSNIGDSSIYFPVTVDGALIRAWELTLRSPRIANIGQFHLAYSNQIAEQRGAITGGLICSPPTSAECDVDPGYTPVDHDQRNTLNVGFNATLPWRTTASTNVYYGSGFTNGGFDPDGPPADPRYPNPYLPQHTTFDLSIGKTFTEKLTASVTATNVTNRRVLLDNSLTFGGFHFNDPREIFGELRYRFKY, encoded by the coding sequence ATGCGCAAGCTTGCTCTACTCTGTCTCCTGTCATTTCTCGCCGCCGTCACCGCTCGAGCCACCATCTTCAGCCAACTCCACGGAGTCGTCCACGACCCCCAGCACCGCCCCATCGCCAACGCACGCATCGAACTCCGCGCAACAAACTCCGCCTTCACCAAATCCACCACCACCGCGCAGGACGGCTCCTTCACCATCCCATCCCTCCCCCTCGGCGACTACACCATCACCATCTCTGAACTTGGCTTCGACACGGCAAAACAAACTCTCACGCTAGCTTCCGACACCGCGCCCATACTCCACATCGAACTCCAACTCGGCACCATCGAACAAACCACTAACGTCACCACTGACGTGAACACCGCCAACATCAACACCGTCACCCCCACCACCCTCATCAGCCGCGACGACATCACCCAAACCCCCGGCGCCGACCGCACTAACTCCCTCGCCATGATCACCGACTACGTCCCCGGCGCCTACATCACCCACGACATGCTCCACATGCGCGGCGGCCACCAGGTCTCCTGGCTCCTTGACGGCGTCCAAATCCCCAACACCAACATCGCCAGCAACCTCGGTGCGCAGATCGACCCCAAGGACATCGACTACATCGAGATCCAACGCGGCAGCTACACCTCCGACGTAGGCGACCGCACCTACGGCGTCTTCAACGTCGTCCCCCGCACCGGCTTCGAGCGCAACCGCCAGGCCGAGCTCATCCTCTCGGCAGGCAGCTTCCTCCAGACCAACGACCAGCTCAACTTCGGTGACCACACCGAAAAGTTCGCCTACTATGCCAGCCTCAACGGCAACCGCAGCGACTACGGCCTCTCCCCACCCACCGGAGTCGTCGTCCACGACGCCACCAACGGCTATGGCGGCTTCGCATCTTTCCTCTACAACACCACACCCAAAGACCAACTCCGCCTCATCACCCAGGTCCGCGCCGACTACTTTCAGATCCCCTACGACCCCGACCCCAACAGCCCCGGGAACCAGCAGTTCCAATCCAGCGGACTCCGCGACGGCCAGCACGAAACCGACGCCGTCGCTGCCTTCTCCTGGCTTCACACCTTCAACCCCGCCACCGTCCTCCAGGTCTCGCCCTTCTTCCACTACAACCGCGCCGACTACGGATCCAACCCCAACGACATCCCCGTAGCCACCACCTCCGACCGCAGCTCCACCTACGCCGGAGCACAAGCCAACATGACCACCGAGCTCGCCCGCAACACCATCCAGGCCGGCTTCTACTCCTTCGGACAGCACGACAACTACCTCTTCGGCGCCATCTTCAACGACGGCTCCGGCACCGCACCCTTCCTCACGCCCGACTCAGCCTCCGGCGGCGTCATCGAAGAGTTCATCTCCGATAACTACAAACCCACCTCCTGGCTCACCCTCATCGCCGGCCTGCGCCAAACCCACTTTCAAGGCGAGTTCACTGAAAACGAAACTGACCCACGCTTCGGCGTAGCTCTCCGCATCCCCAAACTCAACTGGGTCTTCCGCGGCTTCTACGGCCGCTTCTACCAACCCCCGCCTCTACTCACCTTCGGTTGCTCCGCCACCTCCATCGCCGACGGCACCTGCAACCTTCAAAACTTCGCCCTCAGCGCAGGCACCAGCTTCGCCCCGCTCCACGGCGAACGCGACGAAGAGCATCAGTTCGGCGTTCAAATCCCCTACCGCGGCTGGCTTCTCGACGCCGACACCTTCAAAACCCGAATCAACAACTTCCTCGACCACTCCAACATCGGCGACTCCAGCATCTACTTCCCCGTCACCGTCGACGGCGCCCTCATCCGCGCCTGGGAGCTAACCCTCCGCAGCCCTCGCATCGCCAACATAGGCCAGTTTCACCTTGCCTACTCCAACCAGATCGCCGAGCAGCGCGGCGCCATCACCGGCGGCCTCATCTGCTCTCCTCCCACCTCAGCCGAGTGCGACGTCGATCCCGGCTACACCCCCGTCGATCACGACCAGCGCAACACCCTCAACGTAGGCTTCAACGCCACGCTACCCTGGCGCACCACCGCCTCCACCAACGTCTACTACGGCTCCGGCTTCACCAACGGCGGCTTCGACCCCGACGGCCCACCAGCCGACCCACGTTACCCCAACCCCTACCTACCCCAGCACACGACCTTCGATCTCTCGATCGGCAAAACCTTCACCGAAAAACTAACCGCGTCCGTCACCGCCACCAACGTAACCAACCGCCGAGTCCTCCTAGACAACAGCCTCACCTTCGGCGGCTTCCACTTCAACGACCCGCGAGAGATCTTCGGCGAACTACGCTACCGCTTCAAGTACTAA
- a CDS encoding cupin domain-containing protein — MDSKVLRYSEGQEMKLKLATVLLTLVLACFANAEDSSSKIQIEPLLQRTSSWDGTPYKAYPVGQPKITVLKITIPPRTTMKWHSHPFPNAGYVLSGDLTVEKRDGTTKHFVAGEVIAETVNSVHRGVTGDAGTVLIVYYSGNSELPLSISDEK; from the coding sequence ATGGACAGCAAAGTGCTTAGATATTCTGAGGGACAGGAGATGAAATTGAAACTAGCCACTGTTTTGTTAACGCTTGTTCTTGCGTGTTTTGCGAATGCGGAGGATTCATCCTCGAAGATTCAGATTGAACCCCTTCTTCAAAGGACATCTTCCTGGGACGGCACACCCTACAAGGCTTACCCGGTTGGGCAGCCGAAGATTACCGTTTTGAAGATCACGATTCCGCCGCGGACGACGATGAAGTGGCATTCGCATCCATTTCCAAACGCTGGGTATGTTCTTTCTGGTGATCTGACGGTTGAGAAAAGGGACGGGACTACAAAGCATTTCGTGGCGGGTGAGGTCATCGCGGAGACAGTCAACAGTGTGCATCGAGGTGTCACGGGTGATGCAGGTACAGTGCTGATTGTTTACTATTCCGGAAACTCTGAGCTCCCGTTATCTATAAGCGACGAGAAGTAG
- a CDS encoding transcription antitermination factor NusB produces the protein MKDESKVGVGKPKHLKPGGAKAVAGETGVVRKRPVSAGPTASVEAAVAKITPARLAAFEILKLVGENKGHSDELLHSARVDGLSPEDRNLTTALVMGVLRWQIALDARVRGLLQRPEQRLAEPVSIALRMGAFQLLHLERIPAHAALSESVELCRAAGEPHATGMVNAVLRKLAAAQRPGVRIHESVAAFAERLGHPRWMVERWVAAYGREAALKICEADQQEPVEGAMFAERGGDWPVMDDGSRLVAEIAAAAMPGAKRVWDGCAAPGGKTLILAKRLGGAEIVASDVSAKRLAQTEARLRRYAYAERVGFAVADAAQAKGVVGEFDLILCDVPCSGTGTMAGNPEIRHRLKVEEFVRQAERQRAILKGALKRLGPGGQLVYSTCSLEAEECEGVVDAVVGEGVAVRVPVDGVMAELAERGVLGAEMGSAVRDGALRTLPGVHGGDGFYAVILERA, from the coding sequence ATGAAGGACGAGTCGAAGGTGGGAGTGGGAAAGCCGAAGCATTTGAAGCCTGGTGGTGCGAAGGCAGTTGCGGGTGAGACGGGGGTGGTGCGGAAGAGGCCTGTGTCTGCGGGGCCTACGGCTTCGGTGGAAGCGGCGGTAGCGAAGATTACGCCTGCGCGGCTGGCTGCTTTTGAGATTTTGAAGTTGGTGGGAGAGAACAAGGGGCACAGCGATGAGTTGTTGCACTCGGCGCGGGTGGATGGGTTGTCGCCGGAGGATCGGAACCTGACGACTGCGCTGGTGATGGGGGTACTGCGTTGGCAGATTGCGCTGGATGCTCGGGTGCGCGGGTTGTTGCAGCGGCCGGAGCAGCGGCTGGCGGAGCCGGTGTCGATTGCATTGAGGATGGGGGCGTTTCAATTGCTGCACTTGGAGAGGATTCCGGCGCATGCGGCTTTAAGTGAGAGTGTGGAGTTGTGTCGGGCGGCAGGGGAGCCACATGCGACGGGGATGGTGAATGCGGTGCTGCGGAAGTTGGCGGCGGCGCAGAGGCCGGGTGTACGGATCCATGAGTCGGTGGCGGCGTTTGCTGAGAGGCTGGGGCATCCGCGATGGATGGTGGAACGGTGGGTGGCGGCGTATGGGCGTGAGGCGGCGCTGAAGATATGTGAGGCGGATCAGCAGGAGCCGGTGGAGGGTGCGATGTTCGCCGAACGGGGAGGGGATTGGCCGGTGATGGATGATGGGTCGCGTTTGGTGGCTGAGATTGCTGCGGCGGCGATGCCGGGGGCGAAGCGGGTTTGGGATGGCTGCGCTGCTCCTGGGGGGAAGACTTTGATTTTGGCGAAACGGTTGGGTGGGGCGGAGATTGTGGCGAGTGATGTGAGTGCGAAACGACTGGCGCAGACGGAGGCCAGGCTGCGGCGATATGCGTATGCGGAACGCGTTGGGTTTGCGGTTGCCGATGCGGCACAGGCTAAGGGTGTTGTGGGAGAGTTTGATTTAATTTTGTGCGATGTGCCTTGCTCGGGGACTGGGACGATGGCGGGGAATCCGGAGATTCGGCATCGGTTGAAGGTGGAGGAGTTTGTGCGGCAGGCGGAGAGGCAGAGGGCGATTTTGAAGGGGGCTTTGAAGCGGTTGGGGCCGGGTGGGCAGTTGGTTTATTCGACTTGCTCGCTGGAGGCTGAGGAGTGTGAGGGGGTGGTGGATGCGGTTGTCGGTGAGGGTGTGGCGGTGCGGGTGCCGGTGGATGGGGTGATGGCGGAGCTTGCTGAACGTGGAGTGTTGGGTGCGGAGATGGGGTCGGCGGTGAGGGATGGGGCGCTTAGGACACTGCCTGGGGTGCATGGGGGCGATGGTTTTTATGCGGTGATTCTGGAGCGGGCGTAG
- a CDS encoding PASTA domain-containing protein yields MRPILPRKVTRSINRFFNIVLGALAMLTVALVSAFITMRLAIHGHEVKVPDLTNLTISEASKKTSSLGLVLTLENRFYSPNTPPGRVLAQSPGPGLTVRRDWPVRITESLGAQQVAIPDLIGQSERTATINIRRLGLELGTVSHIAAPGEPGVVIAQTPAPNAVGVDRPRVSLLLSDPEQTSSPQAFVMPSLAGLTLAGAAARAASSGLHIASAEDLNLSSTSPAAPLTAQSPPSATTPSFTAPVAHAVSTIGTVIAQTPPAGHRVVKGDPVHITLTD; encoded by the coding sequence ATGAGGCCCATACTCCCCAGAAAAGTCACCCGAAGCATCAATCGCTTCTTCAACATCGTGCTGGGCGCCCTCGCGATGCTCACCGTAGCCCTCGTCTCCGCCTTCATCACCATGCGTCTCGCCATCCACGGCCACGAGGTCAAAGTCCCCGACCTCACCAACCTCACCATCTCCGAAGCCAGCAAAAAAACCAGCTCCCTCGGCCTCGTCCTCACCCTCGAAAACCGCTTCTACTCCCCCAACACCCCACCCGGCCGTGTCCTCGCCCAATCCCCCGGCCCCGGCCTCACGGTCCGCCGCGACTGGCCCGTCCGCATCACCGAAAGCCTAGGCGCCCAACAAGTCGCCATCCCCGACCTCATCGGCCAGTCCGAACGCACCGCCACCATCAACATCCGCCGCCTCGGCCTCGAACTCGGCACCGTATCCCACATCGCCGCCCCGGGCGAACCCGGCGTCGTCATCGCCCAAACCCCCGCCCCCAACGCCGTTGGAGTCGACCGCCCCCGCGTCAGCCTCCTCCTCAGCGACCCCGAACAAACCAGCTCCCCTCAGGCCTTCGTCATGCCCTCCCTCGCCGGCCTCACCCTCGCCGGAGCCGCTGCCCGTGCCGCATCCTCCGGCCTCCACATCGCCAGCGCCGAAGACCTCAACCTCAGCTCAACCTCACCCGCCGCTCCCCTCACCGCGCAATCCCCACCCAGCGCCACCACACCATCCTTCACCGCACCCGTAGCCCACGCCGTCTCCACCATCGGCACAGTAATCGCTCAAACCCCTCCCGCCGGCCATCGCGTTGTCAAAGGCGATCCCGTCCACATCACCCTCACCGACTAA